One Paenibacillus sp. FSL W8-0186 genomic window carries:
- a CDS encoding DNA-3-methyladenine glycosylase 2 family protein: MNPISFHLQMDDPRLAALSEADDRMGALISLIGEIKTATQGPHFAALARSIISQQISVKAAATIRGRVLELAGDLSPDALSAVNDEALRGAGLSASKVAYLRDLSGKVQSGEIILERLHEKSDDAVIQALTSIKGIGRWTAEMFLIFGLGRENVVSVGDAGLQRAAKWLYDLEERVDRKYLQQVMDLWSPYGSIASLYLWEAINIGHVDSGQTLSELLYK, encoded by the coding sequence ATGAACCCGATATCCTTCCATCTTCAAATGGATGACCCTCGCCTGGCCGCCTTGTCTGAGGCCGATGACCGCATGGGGGCCTTGATCTCGTTGATCGGCGAGATCAAGACGGCGACGCAAGGCCCGCATTTCGCTGCCCTTGCCCGCTCGATCATCAGCCAGCAAATTTCCGTCAAGGCTGCGGCAACGATCCGGGGCAGGGTGCTGGAATTGGCTGGCGATCTCTCCCCGGACGCCTTATCGGCGGTAAATGACGAAGCCTTGCGGGGCGCGGGACTGTCCGCTTCCAAGGTGGCATATCTTCGCGACCTGTCCGGCAAAGTGCAATCGGGCGAAATCATACTGGAGCGCCTGCACGAAAAGAGCGACGATGCGGTCATTCAGGCGCTAACTTCAATTAAAGGCATCGGCAGATGGACGGCCGAGATGTTCCTGATCTTCGGGCTCGGCCGCGAGAATGTTGTATCTGTGGGGGATGCCGGGCTTCAGCGCGCCGCCAAATGGCTCTATGACCTGGAAGAGCGGGTGGACCGCAAGTATCTGCAGCAGGTCATGGATCTATGGAGCCCTTACGGTTCCATCGCCTCCCTTTATTTATGGGAAGCAATCAATATCGGACATGTAGACTCCGGCCAAACACTCAGCGAGCTTCTCTACAAATAA
- a CDS encoding glycosyltransferase family 39 protein yields MFGIGGVSRGAKLYLAGLMAFVGIVSCVVVLAYNDYFFLGDPLKPNNDDVKYIQTSRLLLNEGVLAYNTGDKPTAFIMPGLPLILAGFMALFGQEEGGVIAYRLYQCILQVLSIYLIFWLGKRIFNTRTALVACTISALYLPDYFSSGVILSETTFRTILLLLLCVTIIALEKNTARYYILIGALTAAAAYFKPHASLYPAVFLVLWWRHRLPWRSMLKYALLMSGVYILLLSPWWIRNWLTFHEFILFTNSGGSPFLLGTRIHGQLPPAGFFEAYPQYDPDTLFQGADRMAIQKGIHIIKYGFQHEPLKYLYWFTAGRWVELYFHPFYSRPIWPVTRPVMNVIQIILMIINMLGICWALLKHRWDKLLPLILALGYFTVIYIPFVAFNRYGYPNMILLILFGSYFVEQLLGYFSKLYDNGLRRRTVTP; encoded by the coding sequence TTGTTCGGAATTGGAGGGGTGAGCCGCGGGGCCAAGCTGTATTTAGCCGGTTTAATGGCCTTCGTTGGTATTGTTTCCTGTGTCGTTGTTTTGGCCTATAATGATTACTTTTTTCTTGGCGATCCGCTTAAGCCTAACAATGATGACGTCAAATATATTCAGACTTCCCGCCTTCTGCTGAATGAAGGCGTGCTTGCCTATAATACCGGAGACAAGCCGACGGCCTTCATCATGCCTGGCCTTCCGCTTATTCTGGCGGGATTCATGGCCCTGTTCGGTCAAGAGGAAGGCGGAGTCATCGCTTACCGGCTATATCAATGCATCCTGCAAGTGCTGTCGATCTATCTGATCTTCTGGCTGGGCAAGCGCATTTTTAACACGCGGACGGCTCTCGTTGCCTGTACGATCAGCGCGCTTTATTTGCCGGATTATTTCTCTTCTGGCGTCATTCTATCGGAAACGACCTTTAGAACGATCCTCCTGCTTCTGCTATGCGTGACCATCATCGCCCTGGAAAAAAATACGGCGCGTTATTATATCCTGATAGGAGCATTGACCGCTGCAGCGGCTTATTTCAAGCCCCATGCCTCCCTCTACCCTGCTGTATTTCTCGTTCTCTGGTGGAGGCACCGGCTCCCATGGCGTTCCATGCTGAAGTATGCCCTGCTCATGAGCGGGGTTTATATCCTTCTGCTCTCTCCCTGGTGGATCCGGAACTGGCTGACGTTCCATGAGTTTATCCTGTTCACGAATTCCGGGGGAAGCCCCTTCCTGCTTGGAACCCGAATCCATGGGCAGCTGCCGCCGGCAGGCTTCTTCGAGGCCTATCCGCAATACGACCCGGACACCTTGTTTCAGGGCGCTGACCGCATGGCGATTCAAAAGGGAATCCATATTATCAAATACGGCTTCCAGCATGAACCCTTGAAATATCTCTACTGGTTTACGGCGGGCCGATGGGTTGAGCTGTATTTTCATCCTTTCTACTCCCGCCCGATCTGGCCCGTAACAAGACCGGTGATGAATGTCATTCAAATCATCCTGATGATCATCAATATGCTCGGCATTTGCTGGGCTCTGCTTAAGCATCGCTGGGACAAGCTTCTCCCGCTCATTTTGGCACTTGGTTATTTCACCGTTATTTATATCCCCTTCGTTGCTTTTAACCGGTATGGCTATCCGAACATGATTCTGTTAATACTATTCGGGTCATATTTCGTAGAACAGCTTCTCGGGTACTTCAGCAAGCTTTATGACAATGGCTTAAGAAGGAGGACGGTGACCCCATGA
- a CDS encoding glycosyltransferase family 2 protein, which translates to MKTLIIIPAYNEEGSIASVIADIRRHVPETDIVVINDGSTDRTEEIAKASGASVLTMPYNVGIGGGMQTGYIYAKMQGYDVAVQMDADGQHPAKELPKLIEQASRYDLVIGSRYVKSTSYRSPHMRRLGMIFFSQLVSLLTRQRFTDTTSGFRAAGRKVINLYASYYPIDYPEVESLVYLKRHGCKITEVSTEMQRRQAGRSSITPAKSVYYMVKVTLSVIMSAMRYNRTAVIK; encoded by the coding sequence ATGAAAACTCTCATTATCATCCCGGCATATAATGAGGAAGGCAGCATTGCCTCCGTAATCGCGGATATCCGCAGACATGTGCCGGAAACAGATATTGTCGTCATCAACGACGGTTCTACCGACCGGACGGAAGAGATCGCCAAGGCCAGCGGCGCCAGCGTCTTGACGATGCCTTACAATGTCGGAATTGGCGGCGGCATGCAGACCGGTTATATATATGCAAAAATGCAAGGATATGATGTGGCCGTGCAAATGGATGCCGACGGCCAGCATCCGGCGAAGGAGCTGCCTAAATTGATCGAACAGGCGTCCAGATACGATCTCGTGATCGGCTCCAGGTACGTGAAATCCACGTCATACCGCTCGCCGCATATGCGCCGCCTCGGCATGATCTTTTTCTCCCAGCTGGTCTCGCTCCTTACGAGACAGCGGTTCACGGATACGACCAGCGGTTTCCGGGCAGCCGGACGCAAAGTCATCAATTTGTATGCCAGCTATTATCCGATCGATTACCCTGAGGTGGAATCCCTCGTCTACCTTAAGCGCCATGGCTGCAAAATAACGGAGGTATCCACGGAAATGCAGCGGAGACAGGCAGGGCGATCCTCGATCACGCCCGCAAAGTCCGTCTACTATATGGTTAAAGTAACTCTCTCTGTCATTATGAGCGCAATGCGATATAATAGAACGGCGGTGATCAAATAG
- a CDS encoding DUF2304 domain-containing protein — translation MFINILSVSVAIAFLVIVLELVRRQRLKEQYSLLWILFSIVLLIVSLNVSLMEWIADQLGVKYAPAVLFLFGLLFCFSLILHLTIVITKLTSQVLRLSQELAILKAREALYGKNN, via the coding sequence ATGTTTATCAACATTCTATCAGTGTCGGTCGCGATTGCTTTTCTCGTCATCGTATTGGAACTCGTGCGAAGACAGAGGCTGAAAGAGCAGTATTCCCTGCTATGGATATTATTCAGCATCGTACTGCTCATCGTTTCATTGAACGTATCCTTGATGGAATGGATCGCGGACCAGCTTGGCGTAAAATACGCTCCGGCCGTCCTTTTCCTGTTCGGCCTGCTGTTCTGCTTTTCGCTCATACTTCATCTTACGATCGTCATTACCAAGCTGACGAGCCAGGTACTCCGCCTGAGTCAGGAATTGGCGATCTTAAAGGCTCGGGAGGCGCTTTATGGAAAAAACAATTAG
- a CDS encoding EamA family transporter: MEKTISYVMLFGNILLLVTGQVLFKIGLTRSGGLVWNKLLLSPMILGGVALYGLATILWFAVLTRLPLSVAYPMQAFAYVLAIIPAYYLFGESISAAKLAGVAVILFGVYLLAK; the protein is encoded by the coding sequence ATGGAAAAAACAATTAGTTATGTAATGCTCTTCGGCAACATTCTGCTGCTGGTCACGGGGCAGGTTCTCTTTAAGATCGGGCTGACGCGGTCAGGAGGACTCGTATGGAACAAGCTGCTTCTGTCCCCGATGATTCTCGGCGGCGTTGCACTTTATGGGCTGGCCACGATTCTGTGGTTTGCCGTCCTCACCCGCTTGCCGCTAAGTGTAGCCTATCCGATGCAAGCCTTCGCCTACGTTCTCGCAATTATACCTGCTTACTACCTGTTTGGCGAATCCATCTCGGCTGCTAAGCTGGCCGGCGTTGCCGTCATTCTGTTCGGCGTATACCTGCTGGCGAAATAA
- the abc-f gene encoding ABC-F type ribosomal protection protein, which translates to MTMVLTVKGLRKEWNGEALFTDLSFEVGSGERVALFGRNGSGKTTLLQGLLGKISFEEGRVHRVLPLEEWGWMEQQVDLDSPLTLLEYVQSRSGEIYELKKELEQLQSEMGSGQASEASVERYGLIYERYMQLGGYDWEVKAEKRLGQMNLPPELWNLPFDRLSGGQKTRAQLAALMVREPKFVLLDEPTNHLDTQSLNDLEEWVRTYEGTILYVSHDRTFMDRTATSILELQANGCRCYAGGYSDYRQQKEVEWRTQMTTYKKQEQAKQALEQSIRRYQEWFHQAHRAARADNLDVAITASFYKAKAKKNISRYHAKQKELERLERDRVEKPREAKKLRMNLQDGAFAASTLLRMNDVSFGYGQDLLFRHFNLQVERGDRVGVLGPNGTGKSTLLKLVTGQLAPFSGAVALHPQAQIGYFAQELHNLEEGMSILDSLLVLPDMTESHARTILGCFLFSRDEVYKKIGDLSMGEKCRVAFLRLFFGQSNLLILDEPTNYLDIETREVVEEALCSYPGALMIVTHDRYLARKVCNRLLLLDGRKEPEWFPGTVEEYESKDRVNRRDSAGQVADNERERLGLELAVLMAREEPESPGEREELMRAIAEVRRKIQALSEV; encoded by the coding sequence ATGACGATGGTTTTAACAGTTAAGGGTTTAAGGAAGGAATGGAATGGAGAGGCATTGTTTACAGACCTCTCGTTTGAAGTAGGCAGCGGAGAGCGGGTGGCGCTATTCGGCCGAAACGGCTCCGGGAAGACAACTTTGCTGCAGGGCCTGCTGGGTAAGATCAGCTTCGAGGAGGGGCGTGTCCACAGGGTGCTGCCGCTCGAAGAATGGGGCTGGATGGAGCAGCAGGTCGACCTCGATTCGCCATTAACGCTGCTGGAATACGTGCAGTCCCGATCCGGAGAAATCTATGAGCTGAAAAAAGAACTGGAGCAATTGCAGAGCGAAATGGGATCCGGTCAAGCCTCGGAGGCAAGCGTGGAGCGATACGGTTTGATTTATGAGCGGTATATGCAGCTTGGCGGCTATGATTGGGAGGTCAAAGCAGAGAAGCGCCTGGGGCAAATGAACCTGCCGCCGGAGCTGTGGAATTTGCCGTTTGACCGGCTGAGCGGCGGGCAGAAGACGAGAGCGCAGCTCGCTGCCCTGATGGTTCGCGAGCCGAAGTTCGTCCTGCTGGATGAGCCGACGAACCATCTCGATACCCAGTCCCTGAACGACCTGGAAGAGTGGGTTCGCACCTATGAAGGAACGATCCTGTACGTGTCGCATGACCGGACATTCATGGACCGGACGGCTACGTCCATTCTGGAGCTGCAGGCCAATGGATGCCGGTGTTATGCAGGCGGCTACAGCGATTACCGGCAGCAGAAGGAGGTCGAGTGGCGCACCCAAATGACGACGTACAAAAAGCAGGAGCAGGCGAAGCAGGCTCTGGAGCAATCCATCCGGCGCTACCAGGAATGGTTCCATCAGGCCCACCGGGCTGCCCGCGCGGATAATTTGGATGTGGCGATCACGGCGAGCTTCTACAAGGCGAAGGCGAAGAAGAATATTTCGCGTTATCATGCGAAACAGAAGGAGCTGGAGCGACTGGAGCGGGATCGGGTGGAGAAGCCCCGCGAGGCAAAAAAGCTTCGAATGAACCTGCAGGACGGAGCGTTTGCGGCGTCGACCTTGCTGCGCATGAACGATGTTAGCTTCGGCTACGGCCAGGATCTGCTGTTCCGCCACTTCAATCTTCAAGTGGAACGGGGGGACCGGGTCGGCGTATTGGGGCCTAACGGAACGGGCAAGTCTACGCTGCTCAAGCTGGTAACGGGTCAGCTTGCCCCGTTTTCAGGCGCGGTTGCCCTGCATCCGCAGGCTCAGATCGGTTATTTTGCCCAGGAGCTGCATAACCTGGAAGAGGGCATGAGTATTCTGGACAGCCTGCTGGTGCTGCCGGATATGACCGAATCGCATGCAAGGACGATTCTGGGCTGTTTTTTATTTTCCAGGGATGAGGTGTATAAGAAAATCGGCGATTTGAGCATGGGCGAGAAATGCCGGGTAGCGTTTCTGAGGTTGTTTTTCGGCCAGTCCAATCTGCTCATCCTCGATGAGCCGACCAATTATCTGGACATCGAGACACGGGAAGTTGTTGAGGAAGCGTTATGCTCATATCCAGGGGCGCTTATGATCGTAACACACGACAGATATTTGGCCCGCAAGGTCTGCAATCGGCTGCTGCTGCTGGACGGGAGGAAGGAGCCGGAGTGGTTCCCGGGTACGGTGGAGGAATATGAATCCAAGGATCGGGTGAACCGGCGGGATTCCGCCGGGCAAGTGGCTGACAACGAACGGGAGCGCCTGGGGCTGGAGCTGGCTGTTCTGATGGCGCGTGAGGAGCCGGAATCTCCCGGAGAACGGGAGGAATTGATGCGGGCAATTGCCGAAGTCCGCAGGAAGATACAGGCTCTGTCCGAGGTATGA
- a CDS encoding ABC transporter ATP-binding protein: MSQSQKQSAKRPGGFGGGRGHGGPPGMGVPAEKAKDFKGTLRRLITYMRPFRLQIGSVVLMAVLSTVFAILSPRVMGDATTILFEGIMGKMNGIPGAAIDFDAIGRIILTLLGLYLLSALFSYFQQYLMADVSQKTVYNLRKQVNDKLSRLPLKYYDARTHGEILSRVTNDMDNISSTLQQSMTQLISSVLTIIGVIVMMLSISPLMTLIAVLTIPLSIVAITSIAKRSQRQFVRQQKELGMLNGHVEEMYTGHKVVKVFGREQKSLQQFDEINERLYDAGWKAQFISGVIMPIMSFIGNIGYVLVAVVGGILVLKGKIKIGDIQAFIQYTRQLSQPISQTANIANIIQSTVASSERVFEVLDEAEEIPDPAHPVKIEEPQGEVSFNHVRFGYQDQAILIEDMNIHASKGQTIAIVGPTGAGKTTLINLLMRFYELNGGSITIDGVDITEMSRGNLRSLFGMVLQDTWLFNGTIRDNIAYGREGATEEEIIQAAMTAHADHFIRTLPDGYDTILNEEASNISQGQKQLLTIARAVLADPAILILDEATSSVDTRTEIYIQKAMNELMKGRTSFVIAHRLSTIKDADLILVMNHGSVIEQGTHEELLAQGGFYADLYNSQFSKGGFDLEVG; encoded by the coding sequence ATGAGCCAGAGCCAAAAACAAAGCGCAAAAAGACCAGGCGGCTTCGGCGGAGGCCGGGGGCATGGCGGCCCGCCCGGAATGGGAGTGCCGGCCGAAAAGGCAAAGGATTTCAAAGGCACGCTCAGACGCCTTATAACTTATATGCGTCCGTTCCGGCTGCAGATTGGTTCCGTGGTCCTCATGGCTGTCCTTAGTACGGTATTCGCCATTCTTAGCCCGAGGGTTATGGGGGATGCGACGACTATACTATTCGAAGGAATCATGGGGAAAATGAATGGGATTCCGGGGGCGGCTATCGACTTCGATGCCATCGGAAGAATTATTCTTACTTTGCTTGGACTGTACTTATTGAGTGCTCTATTCAGCTACTTCCAGCAGTATTTAATGGCGGATGTCTCGCAGAAGACGGTCTACAATTTGCGGAAGCAAGTGAACGACAAGCTGTCGCGTCTGCCGCTCAAATATTATGACGCCAGAACGCATGGGGAAATTCTCAGCCGGGTGACGAACGATATGGACAATATCAGCTCCACCCTGCAGCAGAGCATGACCCAGCTGATTTCATCGGTTCTGACCATCATCGGGGTTATCGTGATGATGCTCTCGATCAGTCCGTTAATGACGTTGATCGCGGTATTGACGATCCCGCTGAGCATCGTGGCGATCACCTCGATCGCCAAGCGTTCCCAGCGCCAGTTTGTCCGCCAGCAGAAGGAGCTTGGCATGCTGAACGGTCATGTGGAGGAAATGTACACTGGCCACAAGGTGGTCAAAGTGTTCGGCCGCGAGCAAAAATCGCTGCAGCAATTCGATGAGATCAACGAGCGCCTGTATGACGCGGGCTGGAAGGCGCAATTCATTTCTGGCGTGATCATGCCGATCATGAGCTTCATTGGCAATATCGGTTACGTGCTGGTTGCCGTGGTAGGCGGCATTCTTGTCCTGAAGGGAAAAATTAAGATCGGCGACATTCAGGCGTTCATTCAGTATACGAGACAGCTGTCCCAGCCGATCTCGCAAACGGCTAACATTGCCAATATCATTCAATCCACTGTGGCTTCCTCGGAACGTGTATTCGAGGTGCTGGACGAAGCCGAGGAAATTCCAGATCCGGCTCACCCCGTTAAAATTGAAGAGCCGCAAGGAGAGGTTTCCTTCAATCATGTTCGGTTTGGCTACCAGGATCAAGCGATACTGATCGAAGATATGAATATACATGCCTCGAAAGGTCAGACGATCGCCATCGTGGGCCCTACGGGGGCCGGGAAGACGACCCTAATCAATCTGCTGATGCGTTTCTATGAATTGAACGGCGGCTCGATTACGATCGACGGGGTCGATATTACGGAAATGAGCCGGGGGAACCTGCGCAGTCTATTCGGCATGGTGCTTCAGGATACCTGGCTGTTCAACGGCACAATTCGCGACAATATCGCCTACGGGCGTGAAGGAGCGACGGAGGAGGAGATCATCCAGGCCGCGATGACGGCGCATGCCGATCATTTCATCCGCACGCTGCCGGACGGGTATGATACGATTCTGAACGAAGAAGCCTCCAATATCTCACAAGGCCAGAAGCAGCTTCTGACCATAGCGCGGGCTGTTCTTGCCGATCCGGCGATTCTTATCCTGGATGAAGCGACGAGCAGCGTGGATACGCGGACGGAAATTTATATCCAGAAGGCGATGAATGAACTGATGAAGGGGCGCACGAGCTTTGTCATTGCGCACCGCTTGTCGACGATCAAGGATGCGGATTTGATTCTGGTCATGAATCATGGTTCGGTCATCGAGCAGGGCACCCATGAAGAACTGCTGGCACAAGGCGGATTCTACGCCGATCTGTACAACAGCCAATTCTCCAAAGGCGGCTTTGATCTCGAAGTCGGGTAA